The window CTCGGTGACGGGCACTGTCGGCCGGATGCCCTTGGCCTCGAGTTGCGCCACCAGTCCTCGGATGTCGGGCACCGAGATCGTGAAGTAACGGTAGCCGAGTCCGCCCATCGGACCGCCGGGCGCAGGCTTGGCCGTAGGAGTCCGCTCAAGCTTCAACAGCTTGATAACAGTGGTTCCGCACTTGAGGCGATACATCCGGCCCCCCGGCAGAGGCAGCTCGCCCTCCCACTCCAGGCCGAGCGCGTCGCGGTAGAAGCCAACCGCCGCCTTTTCGTCCGTTACGATAATTCCCAAATCGATGGAGTCTTTGCTTACCTGCACGACGCTCTCCTCCCCCACGAGGTGGGTGCGCCACGAACGTAGCGAATCAGGCTCCGGTTAGCCAGCATCGGTGTCTTATGATGCCTATGGCAAGAGTTCGGCGCGCTGCGCTACGTTTGACTTTACAGAGGAACCCATCATGGAGATGAACGTAAAGCCAATCCCGACGCTCGATCCCCGCATCAACGAGATCCGCGCGCTTACCGCGCAGATCGTCAACCGCGAGATCCTGCCCAACGAACGCAAGCTCTGGGCCAGCTACCGCGATGGCTCCACCGATCAGGAGCGCCGCGAGGCGCGGGGGCTGCGCGAGTCAATCAAGGAGAAAGTAAAACACGCGGGTCTCTGGGCGCCCCATCTGCCACCCGAGTATGGTGGCTCGGGTCTCAATTTCCTGGAGCACGCGTATATGAACGAGGTGCTGGCCTACAGCATGGGGGCGGCGGCACTGTTCGGCGTGGTCGCGCCCAACTCGGGAAACCAGCAGATTCTGCTCAAGTACGGGACCGAGGAGCAGAAGCGCAAATGGCTGGTCCCCCTCACCGAAGGCAAGATGGAGTCGGGGTTCTCGATGACCGAGCCCGACTCCGCGGGCTCGGACCCACGCTCAATCAAGACTACGGCGCGTAAAGATGGAGAC of the Candidatus Binataceae bacterium genome contains:
- a CDS encoding VOC family protein, whose product is MQVSKDSIDLGIIVTDEKAAVGFYRDALGLEWEGELPLPGGRMYRLKCGTTVIKLLKLERTPTAKPAPGGPMGGLGYRYFTISVPDIRGLVAQLEAKGIRPTVPVTEFRPGVTIAMVTDPDGNTIEFLQNT